CCGCCGAGCAGGCGACGACGTCCCTAACAGGCATTCTGTCGAACAGTTCGCGAGGCTGGGCGGAACCGGGTCGTCCAGGAGGGCCTGGGAGCCGTTTCGTCGAGCACCTACCACGCGTACCATCTGAACCCGCCCAGCACCCACCACTCGAGAGGTTATATTGCTACCGACCAAATGAGAAATGGCTTTGGTTTGCATGTGGATTGGTCTTTTACCTTCGGTGACGGTGCCGAAGGAGGAGAAGGCGTCCGTCAGCGACCGCTCGTCCGCGGACCACGAGAGCCCTGTCCATGCTCGCAAGCAAACGAGGCAAACCGAGGTGAGTGACAATGGCCGATTGGGGAATAAGTAGACGGGGACAGGAGGGAGGAGTGTTACCGGCGACGAATAGCTTGTGCTTATTGGAGGCCGGCTGTGGCGGTGGGGCGGGATGGGGAGGGGGCGGCTCGTGGGGCGGAGGGGCCACGGCGGAGAGAGAGCGGCGCAGGTGATGGTGGAGAGGTGCGAGGCGCAGGCGCGAGAGCAGTTCAGGGAGCGCCATGCCGGCGGGGCCGGTGACGGGCGGACGGCTGGCCAACAGAACAGAGACGAGCACGGGGTACAATTCTACAGCAAGGCTGCAGGGGGGTATATCGGGGGGAGAAAAGTATAGTTTTCCCCCTAAAATGTGGCTAATCGGGTCAAATACCCCCCGAACTCTAAAACCGGTTATTTAACCCCCTCAAAACTAGAATACCGGATAAATCTCCCCCTAGAGTGGTTTTGATAAGGATTTTAGGCGGTTTTGACTAAAGGTCGCTGACTGAACACTTACCAGACGTAAGGTTGCCGATGACGAGCTCGATCACGTCGCGGATGGACAGCGGCGTCAAGGTTACAAACGCCCGAAGGGCCGACAGGACGATGTTGTCCATGGAGAAGGGCTCCAGCAGCACGTCAAGCTTGCTCTCGAACACGTTCAGTGTGGCGCTGCCACCGATGACGCCCTACTTCCCCTGACGAGCTCCCGCGGCGGCCGACGTTGACCAGCATGCCGTTCTTCCCCAGCGCCTTCATCTCTTCCTGGTTCACCAGGTGCTACGTCTCATCCGTCAGCACGCATGAGAGCAGCAGCACGTTGTTGCTGGCGCCGAGGTCGCGCACGGCCGGGACGAACTCGTACGGCATCGAT
The Triticum dicoccoides isolate Atlit2015 ecotype Zavitan chromosome 3A, WEW_v2.0, whole genome shotgun sequence genome window above contains:
- the LOC119270033 gene encoding glycine-rich RNA-binding protein 4, mitochondrial-like, whose protein sequence is MALPELLSRLRLAPLHHHLRRSLSAVAPPPHEPPPPHPAPPPQPASNKHKLFVAGLSWSADERSLTDAFSSFGTVTEVRIMYDKNSGRSRGFGFVQFSNHYEAKYAKDAMDGKVMLGRALRISFALDKVRGGPVIVPRLPTAKQED